From a single Brassica oleracea var. oleracea cultivar TO1000 chromosome C5, BOL, whole genome shotgun sequence genomic region:
- the LOC106295488 gene encoding phragmoplast orienting kinesin-1 isoform X1: MPRNAPRIEMPESEENEFASFSMFSPSRAPLNSIPDPSQLQKTTHLSDFDLAQKLELARTQGPERRFEGRAGAHDSNPRIVTRNARSRSEPNSAQSTPTRSGARVSLGGGCVTGARVAQSFAGRGRIPKWISMADSMETTPHFEMNEDHSFWKEHNVQVLIRMRPISTMERATQGHGRCLKQESPQTLVWLGHPETRFTFDHVASETISQEKLFRVAGLPMVENCLSGYNSCVFAYGQTGSGKTYTMMGEISEVEGSLGEDCGVTARIFEYLFSRIKMEEEGRRDEKLRFSCKCSFLEIYNEQITDLLEPSSTNLQLREDLGKGVYVENLVEHNVRTVNDVLKLLLQGAANRKIAATHMNSESSRSHSVFTCTIESIWERDSLTHSRFARLNLVDLAGSERQKSSGAEGDRLKEAANINKSLSTLGLVIMSLVDLAHGKHRHVPYRDSRLTFLLQDSLGGNSKTMIIANVSPSLCSINETLSTLKFAQRAKLIQNNAKVNEDASGDVTALQQEIRKLKVQLSSLMKNHNSCGALTDCIASLEEPRYSGTCEVARKTQQDKCHCQVNNSLRMKVKNTKDILIGALRRENIAETALQKSEAEIERIDSLVRDMEEDAKCIKRMLNLQQEKVGETEFSTSDSLMTNECLIEENKSLKGEINLLREIMDKNPQLKRSTLENTKLREQLLRYQKFYDHGEREALLSEMTGLRDQLLDVLEAKDESFSNHVIKENEVEKELKDCRKMNSSFVRELDEIQARVGRYMKFDQTQSDFVASTISGAEQVNQAHKHSTVETMSAIGENKEEVAFSESKNSSNIYGESDNPDGIRVWVINESQDVLEENDRSIKLLNNKSSMERDAVPRIEGQDLELSGMVNNTDAVMKADEGTDRSVLQFKLRKVIKDLEEAKTLNSQYEKEQKLLLSQQQDIEVVREQVETETARTILELQEEVIALQSEFEGRICKLTEENQSMKDAITAREAEIRALNQDWEKATLELTNFIVDGSKSITDASTQIESIVCSFPHVNAWIGDYVEKAAKDCIRKEETILLLHKSLEDARILLAEMDLKLNCLKGAAIALNEFQLDGNAATTEESFRVSTGLDRISNEVDTLENDLNAKQCSILEAERHAEAAISVKKWLSDSRNQHQVPEKVENQSVKESRPSSSVLASPSAEGNADINFSMDGYISEATYTKGDELSTSSSDFSNCRLQHDCALKAEGQGGSASESDAQEIHNRTTSAALLVKSGSEDCVYCGEGRQTLQRPLTITMGRSETERKCSNPRVDPVRSFFDRFEAVSATMKEVDLTLCELVKANEKSKFVTGMCLQTHEEQMVKEKNLLDDLEQVKSTLLAKEQESQILLNQTQSTLADMEKSVSLLEECLLETKREVGETVEALVSDVEQIVSENMEREFTMYATYQCHIGKLMDQILDHRKHVITPRVAGQENQQSMETKAIGYSAEDEVTGKLNRVHKADVVTGFEGEEVVQTHEGLLNENFYLKKELERKEALFEGLLFDFRLLQESASNKRDIRDEMDELFDALCKVQKDLEVKANQVQALFVHNENLENCCINLKKALLTSKADLEQANESIQVLEEQNDELNVLVRDLCMEKVAAEEGLEEQKELVQRLENEILHLTTTAEKQLVKSIEENLRKTSDEKDQLVEEICSLNDKLKLAYAIADEKEAIAVEARQESEASKIYAEQKEEEVKILEISVEELERTVNILERRVYDMDEEVKRHRTLETELQALRQRLFRFEDLTGTVVTTTEGRDEYESQLSTSKELQGAHGQIQVLQKEVAEQTKEIKQLKEYISEILLHSEAQASNYQEKYKTLEVMIRNFKLEDSNSSAAETAISHKTDKSSTRSRGSSSPFRCIVGLVQQMKLEKDQELTMARVRVEELESLLAAKQKEVCTLNTRLAAADSMTHDVIRDLLGVKMDITSYAELIDQHQIQRVVEEAKQHAEEIMSKDQEIINLKRHIDALVKERESCMSELNKKDTDVLATQISLDQLQERAQLLSMQNEMLKNDKSNLLRKLAELERTVREAGASNQRVPQTKKDTVSFKLADTDYTKRLENAQKLLSHANNELAKYRKTSSNIPSTRTQGQSSGTRYR; the protein is encoded by the exons ATGCCCCGTAACGCTCCGAGAATCGAGATGCCGGAATCTGAAGAGAACGAGTTCGCGAGCTTCTCTATGTTCTCCCCTTCACGAGCTCCTCTGAATTCGATACCAGATCCAAGTCAATTACAGAAGACGACTCATCTCTCCGATTTCGATTTGGCTCAGAAACTGGAACTCGCGAGAACGCAGGGTCCGGAGAGGAGATTCGAAGGTAGAGCTGGTGCGCACGATTCGAACCCTAGGATCGTAACTCGTAATGCGAGATCTAGGTCGGAGCCAAACTCCGCGCAGAGTACGCCGACTAGGAGCGGTGCTAGGGTTTCTCTAGGCGGCGGTTGTGTTACCGGCGCGAGAGTTGCTCAGTCTTTCGCTGGAAGAGGAAGGATCCCAAAGTGGATTTCTATGGCTGATTCTATGGAAACAACTCCACATTTTGAGATGAATGAAGATCATTCGTTCTGGAAAGAGCACAATGTGCAG GTTTTGATAAGGATGAGGCCAATAAGCACAATGGAAAGAGCTACTCAAGGACATGGTAGGTGTTTAAAGCAGGAGAGTCCACAGACATTGGTTTGGTTAGGCCATCCAGAGACCAGATTCACCTTTGACCATGTTGCCAGTGAGACTATCTCTCAG GAGAAACTATTTCGCGTTGCTGGGCTGCCTATGGTGGAGAATTGTTTGTCTGGTTACAACAGCTGTGTGTTCGCCTACGGCCAG ACTGGTAGTGGCAAGACCTATACTATGATGGGAGAGATATCTGAGGTAGAGGGAAGCCTCGGTGAAGACTGTGGAGTTACTGCTCGTATTTTTGAATACCTCTTCTCAAGAATCAAAATG GAAGAAGAGGGAAGGAGAGATGAAAAACTTAGATTCAGTTGCAAATGTTCTTTTCTTGAGATATACAACGAGCAGATTACCGACCTCTTGGAGCCATCCTCGACCAATTTGCAA CTCAGAGAAGACTTAGGAAAAGGAGTATATGTGGAAAATCTTGTAGAACATAATGTGAGAACTGTTAATGACGTTTTAAAGCTTCTATTACAG GGAGCTGCGAACCGGAAGATTGCAGCTACTCATATGAATAGTGAAAGCAGCAGATCCCACAGCGTTTTCACGTGTACAATCGAGAGCATCTGGGAGAGAGATTCCCTAACCCATTCAAGATTTGCCAGACTAAATTTGGTCGATTTGGCTGGTTCTGAAAG GCAGAAAAGCTCAGGCGCGGAAGGTGATCGCCTAAAAGAAGCAGCAAACATTAACAAATCCTTATCCACTCTGGG CTTAGTGATAATGTCTCTGGTGGATTTGGCACATGGCAAACATAGACATGTTCCGTATCGAGATTCACGACTTACCTTTCTACTGCAG GATTCTCTTGGGGGTAATTCTAAAACAATGATAATAGCCAATGTCAGCCCATCTCTTTG CTCTATAAACGAGACCCTCAGCACACTGAAATTCGCACAACGAGCCAAACTTATCCAGAATAAC GCTAAAGTCAACGAAGATGCCTCTGGGGATGTCACAGCACTCCAGCAGGAAATAAGAAAGTTAAAG GTCCAACTGTCCTCTCTCATGAAGAACCATAACTCTTGTGGAGCTCTTACAGACTGCATAGCTTCTCTTGAAGAACCCAGATACTCTGGTACATGTGAAGTAGCAAGAAAAACACAACAAGACAAGTGTCACTGTCAGGTGAACAACTCACTGAGAATGAAG GTGAAAAATACGAAAGATATTTTGATTGGTGCTCTCAGAAGAGAAAATATTGCTGAAACTGCCCTTCAGAAGTCTGAGGCTGAGATTGAGCGTATAGACAGCTTG GTTAGAGATATGGAAGAGGATGCTAAATGCATTAAAAGAATGCTTAATCTTCAGCAAGAAAAAGTTGGAGAGACGGAATTCTCTACGTCTGATTCTTTGATGACAAATGAGTGTCTCATTGAAGAAAATAAATCTCTGAAAGGAGAGATCAATCTTCTTCGTGAAATCATGGACAAAAACCCACAGTTGAAACGTTCGACCTTGGAGAACACCAAACTCCGGGAGCAGCTACTACG ATATCAGAAGTTTTATGACCATGGGGAGCGAGAGGCATTGCTGTCTGAAATGACAGGACTTCGCGACCAG CTTCTTGATGTTCTTGAAGCAAAAGATGAGTCCTTTTCAAATCATGTAATAAAG GAGAACGAAGTGGAAAAGGAATTGAAAGACTGCAGAAAGATGAACTCTAGCTTCGTCAG AGAACTAGATGAGATACAAGCAAGAGTTGGAAGATATATGAAATTCGACCAAACTCAATCCGACTTT GTTGCATCTACCATCAGTGGAGCTGAGCAGGTTAATCAAGCACATAAGCATTCAACG GTAGAAACAATGTCTGCTATCGGTGAAAACAAAGAGGAAGTGGCCTTTTCAGAGAGTAAAAACTCAAGTAATATCTATGGTGAATCAGACAATCCTGATGGCATTAGGGTTTGGGTAATAAATGAATCACAGGATGTGCTAGAGGAGAACGATAGATCCATCAAACTGCTGAACAACAAAAGTAGTATGGAAAGAGATGCTGTTCCTAGGATAGAAGGTCAAGACTTGGAGTTAAGCGGCATGGTCAATAACACAGATGCTGTAATGAAGGCTGATGAGGGGACAGACAGGTCAGTCCTGCAGTTCAAGTTAAGGAAAGTAATTAAGGACCTCGAGGAGGCCAAAACACTCAATAGTCAGTATGAAAAAGAGCAGAAGTTACTTTTATCTCAGCAACAAGATATTGAAGTGGTCCGCGAGCAAGTCGAGACAGAAACTGCTAGAACAATTCTTGAGCTGCAGGAAGAGGTGATTGCTCTCCAGTCTGAATTTGAAGGAAGAATCTGTAAATTGACCGAAGAAAATCAATCGATGAAAGATGCTATAACTGCTAGAGAGGCAGAAATAAGAGCACTTAACCAAGACTGGGAAAAGGCCACCTTAGAACTAACAAATTTCATTGTGGATGGGTCTAAATCCATCACAGATGCCTCCACACAGATTGAAAGTATTGTATGTTCGTTTCCACATGTGAATGCATGGATAGGAGATTATGTTGAAAAGGCTGCAAAAGATTGCATAAGAAAGGAAGAAACAATTTTACTTCTTCACAAAAGCTTGGAGGATGCAAGGATATTGTTAGCAGAGATGGATTTGAAGCTGAATTGCTTAAAGGGTGCAGCAATTGCTCTCAACGAATTTCAACTGGATGGCAATGCTGCAACCACCGAAGAGAGTTTCCGCGTGAGCACTGGATTAGACAGGATTAGCAACGAGGTAGACACGCTTGAGAATGACTTAAATGCAAAGCAGTGTTCTATTCTAGAGGCAGAGCGACATGCTGAGGCTGCAATTTCTGTTAAAAAATGGCTTTCTGACTCTAGAAATCAACACCAAGTGCCGGAAAAAGTAGAAAATCAATCGGTCAAAGAAAGCCGCCCCTCAAGTTCAGTCTTGGCTTCTCCTAGTGCGGAAGGGAATGCTGATATTAATTTTTCAATGGATGGATATATAAGTGAAGCAACATATACGAAGGGTGATGAGCTTTCAACATCAAGCTCTGACTTTTCAAACTGCAGATTGCAACATGATTGTGCATTGAAGGCAGAGGGCCAAGGAGGTTCAGCTTCTGAATCTGACGCCCAGGAAATTCATAACAGGACCACATCAGCAGCTTTGTTGGTCAAGAGTGGTTCTGAAGATTGTGTTTACTGCGGAG AGGGAAGGCAGACTCTACAGAGGCCATTAACGATAACGATGGGTAGATCAGAAACGGAACGCAAATGCAGTAACCCA AGGGTGGATCCTGTGAGAAGCTTCTTCGATCGATTTGAGGCAGTTAGTGCTACCATGAAAGAAGTTGATCTCACACTATGTGAATTAGTAAAGGCCAACGAAAAATCAAAATTTGTAACTGGAATGTGCCTTCAAACGCATGAAGAGCAAATGGTTAAGGAGAAAAATCTGTTGGATGATCTTGAACAGGTGAAGTCTACGCTATTGGCAAAAGAACAGGAAAGTCAAATCTTGCTAAATCAAACACAATCGACTTTGGCTGACATGGAAAAGTCAGTGTCTTTGCTTGAAGAATGTCTTCTGGAAACGAAAAGAGAAGTAGGAGAAACAGTAGAGGCTTTAGTTTCCGATGTTGAACAGATTGTATCTGAAAACATGGAGAGAGAGTTCACCATGTATGCAACATATCAGTGCCACATTGGGAAACTGATGGATCAAATTTTGGACCACAGAAAACATGTTATCACTCCCCGCGTTGCGGGGCAAGAAAACCAACAGTCAATGGAAACGAAGGCCATTGGGTACAGTGCTGAAGATGAAGTTACAGGAAAGCTAAATAGAGTTCACAAAGCTGATGTGGTCACAGGTTTCGAAGGTGAAGAAGTTGTTCAAACACATGAAGGCCTGTTAAATGAGAACTTTTATCTGAAAAAGGAGCTGGAGAGAAAAGAAGCTTTGTTTGAAGGTTTGCTTTTTGATTTTCGGCTACTCCAGGAATCAGCATCAAATAAAAGAGATATCAGAGATGAAATGGATGAGCTGTTTGACGCGTTATGCAAAGTTCAGAAAGATTTGGAGGTGAAAGCGAATCAAGTTCAAGCTCTTTTTGTTCATAATGAGAATCTCGAAAATTGCTGCATTAACTTGAAAAAGGCTCTTCTTACGTCGAAGGCAGATCTAGAGCAGGCCAACGAGAGCATACAAGTTCTTGAGGAGCAGAATGATGAGTTAAACGTCCTCGTCAGAGACCTCTGTATGGAAAAGGTTGCAGCTGAAGAGGGATTGGAAGAACAAAAAGAGCTTGTCCAAAGGTTAGAAAACGAAATCCTTCACTTGACTACTACAGCAGAAAAGCAGTTGGTCAAATCCATCGAAGAAAACTTGAGAAAAACCAGCGATGAGAAAGATCAACTTGTTGAGGAAATATGTTCATTGAATGATAAGCTCAAGTTGGCGTATGCTATAGCTGATGAAAAAGAAGCAATTGCGGTAGAGGCTCGCCAG GAATCTGAAGCGAGTAAAATATATGCGGAACAAAAGGAAGAAGAGGTCAAGATTCTAGAAATTTCTGTTGAGGAACTTGAGCGTACTGTAAATATATTAGAACGACGG GTGTATGATATGGATGAGGAAGTTAAAAGGCATCGCACATTAGAGACAGAGCTCCAAGCTCTCAGGCAGAGATTGTTTAGATTTGAGGACCTCACTGGCACTGTGGTCACAACCACTGAAGGCAGAGATGAATATGAGAGTCAACTATCCAC GTCAAAAGAGCTGCAAGGTGCGCATGGTCAGATACAAGTCCTCCAGAAAGAAGTAGCAGAACAAACCAAAGAG ATTAAACAGCTAAAAGAGTACATCTCCGAAATTTTACTGCATTCGGAGGCCCAAGCATCTAATTACCAGGAGAAG TATAAGACTCTGGAGGTCATGATTCGAAACTTCAAATTAGAGGACTCGAATTCGTCAGCTGCAGAGACCGCCATATCACATAAAACTGACAAAAGCTCAACAAGGAGCAGAGGTTCAAGTTCACCCTTTAGATGTATAGTTGGGTTGGTACAACAGATGAAGTTGGAGAAGGATCAGGAATTGACCATGGCAAGAGTTCGTGTTGAAGAATTGGAGTCACTGCTAGCTGCTAAACAGAAAGAG GTTTGCACATTGAACACGAGATTAGCTGCAGCTGATAGCATGACTCATGATGTTATTCGAGATTTACTTGGTGTGAAAATGGATATAACTAGCTATGCT GAGTTGATTGACCAGCACCAGATCCAAAGAGTGGTTGAAGAGGCTAAGCAACATGCTGAAGAGATCATGTCCAAG GACCAAGAAATCATCAACCTGAAGAGACATATAGATGCTCTTGTTAAGGAAAGAGAGAG TTGCATGTCAGAGTTGAACAAGAAGGATACAGATGTTCTTGCGACACAGATATCTTTGGACCAATTACAAGAGCGAGCTCAGTTGCTTTCTATGCAAAACGAAATGTTGAAG AATGACAAGAGCAATTTGCTGAGGAAGTTAGCTGAACTTGAACGAACAGTCCGCGAGGCAGGAGCCAGTAACCAACGTGTTCCACAGACAAAAAAG GATACAGTGTCATTTAAACTTGCTGATACTGATTATACCAAGAGACTGGAAAATGCTCAGAAGCTTCTTTCTCATGCTAACAATGAATTGGCAAAGTATCGCAAAACCAGCAGTAATATTCCATCTACAAGAACTCAAGGACAGAGCTCTGGTACAAGATATCGGTAA